Within the Cherax quadricarinatus isolate ZL_2023a chromosome 75, ASM3850222v1, whole genome shotgun sequence genome, the region atacaggagataaaccatatcaatgtttaGAGTGTTTGAAATGTTTCAGTCAAAAaggcagtcttgtgacacatatgagagtacatacaggagataaaccatatcaatgttcagagtgtttgaaatgttttagtcaaaaaggcaatcttgtgacacatatgaaagtacatacaggagataaaccatatcaatgttcaaagtttctgaaatgttttagtgtgaAACACAGACTTGTGACACATATgaaagtacatacaggagataaaccatatcaatgttcagagtgtttgaaatgttttagtcaaaaaggcaatcttgtgacacatatgagagtacatacaggagataaaccatatcaatgttcaaagtgtctgaaatgttttagtgtgaaatgcagtcttgtgacacatatgaaagtgcatacaggagataaaccatatcagtgttcagagtgtctgaaatattttactgataaaagcaatcttgtgacacatatgagagtacatacaggagacaaaccatatcaatgttcagagtgtttgaaatgttttagtgtgaaacacagtcttgtgacacatatgaaagtgcatacaggagataaaccatatcaatgttcagagtgtttgaaatgttttagtgtgaaacacagtcttgtgacacatatgaaaGTGCATACAGGAGacaaaccatatcagtgttcagagtgtctgaaatgttttagtgtgaaacacagtcttgtgacacatatgaaagtacatacaggagataaaccatatcaatgttcagagtgtttgaaatgttttagtcaaaaatgcagtcttgtgacacatatgaaagtacatacaggagataaaccatatcaatgttcagagtgtttgaaatgttttagtcaaaaaggcactcttgtgacacatatgaaagtacatacaggagataaaccatatcaatgttcagagtgtatgAAATGTTTTAGTCAAAAAGGCCATCTTGTGAAACATATGAAAGTACATGCAGGAGATAAAATATGTTAGTGTTGAATGTTAAAGTAATATTTTAGTTATAAACTCATCAGAATATATAAAATGAATTTACCATAACAGTGTTGAGAGTGAAATATGttactaataatattaataataataatatttttgcttactacaagtacatgtacaaggtatacaggcctagctggcatcagtgacattctactatatagaaagcgtcttgttatgctgagcatttcccacaaattagggccttggcccaggatgcaacccacaccagtccactaacttctAGGTACCCatcttactgatgggtgaacatagacaaccagtgtaaagaaacatgcccaatgtttctacccacacactcttcaaggggggctccttgatgtggtgaagaggctcttggtctgaggaattaaacctgttggtctccttcctcagactgaacctaattatcccccaatcctcccttccctatctcattatccccatcctccctttttcctttccttctcctccctgcccctcccacattcccttcctctttttggcctttgggattcttcccacaggcatgctagttcctagatagggggaagggtaccagggtccatctcattccattgaggttgttggtggttgtgtagtTTGCTGTGAAATCTGGATCATCTGTGGATCTCCTGATCCCTCTCTGGTCTCCCcaggagtggctttgggtgtctttcgggcgatgggtgtatctctggaggccgccTTTGAGATTCAAAGCATCACAGATCatattactgaaagaaatatcctaattggggctaatatgctcaggcaagtcCATTCAAACTGCTGCACAGAAGCCCTTTAAATTTTCCTCAGCAGTGGTGAACACCTCTCCAGATGGATCTAAAAAACTGAACCCACCCTCCACATGAACTAgttacatgatctatgtcaagtaagacgctgtatagcccttgcggcttagcgcttctttttgattataataataataatatgtcaagtaaggcaaatGGGCACTTCTCTGCTCCGAGGAATATTACCCTATTCCAAACTaccatcctcttcaaggggggctccttggcgtggtgaagaggctcttggtctgaggaattagccctgtcggtcttcttcctcagaccgaacctaattaccccccattctcccctcccctatcccatcctcccctttttccattcctcctcctcctcctcacccctcccttttgcccttcctctttttggccttcgtgatttctcccacaggcgcgctagttcctaggtaggggaaaggacaccggggtccatcccattccgttgaggttcttggtggtggcgtagtttgccgtggaatctggattgcctgaggatgtcccgatccctctccggtatcccggagtagctttgggtgtcttttgggcgacgggtgtatctctggaagccacctttcggattccgggggtggtggctgaaggaggtatgctttgtggcggatatccggccgccctctcttttgtccaccgaggtagctcggcagatgtgaggttgctatcccggattgctggtttactggcatgaagagtagggtatggcacgggttccatgctgcatctgcgctactagcggtgtcgagtcctcttgggcgcggagggagatttccagccctttgattcctcctgggaactattcctccccgctcccccctttttttattcttttttttatttttattttcttttcttctttcttttttttcttaaaaacaaaaagcaaaggagtaacctaaccatggcagccctagtccatgaaaccactacccccgggccccttcttgataccgcaccccattctgaccctgccttgtgtttagaccactcttcggacactcctgatgcccctgtacctcttgctggtgctgtttcctcacccgcttcgggtaccggggcttcgactgactccttcgatttgtctgaactccactctcctttgactatgcttccggcttctccctctacggtacggcaattttcgaatcgcccacccatttcatgccggaccaactccggtcctactcctaaatgccaacgtcaatctcctgatgatgctccgtcgttaccttcccattctacttggaaacgaccgacacgtcaagcactccctctccacgctcagtttcggaccacacaatggactaaattctttactttaagaccaacttcttcttctgcctacctttctgaccatagtattgccaaagcgctcctgcatcatgttggcagagatatttcatttcacgctctcaagagcggtacgcgcatcgtcactgtccagaatgctacccaagctcatgatctttctctcctttcgaatatcgatactactcctatcactattgaaaaacatctttctctcaattcttgtagtggtac harbors:
- the LOC138854945 gene encoding zinc finger protein 84-like, with product MKYHCLKNMETHKEHKPYQCSQCLKCFSLKGNLVRHMRVHTGDKPYQCSECLKCFSLKDNLVTHMKVHTGDKPYQCLECLKCFSQKGSLVTHMRVHTGDKPYQCSECLKCFSQKGNLVTHMKVHTGDKPYQCSKFLKCFSVKHRLVTHMKVHTGDKPYQCSECLKCFSQKGNLVTHMRVHTGDKPYQCSKCLKCFSVKCSLVTHMKVHTGDKPYQCSECLKYFTDKSNLVTHMRVHTGDKPYQCSECLKCFSVKHSLVTHMKVHTGDKPYQCSECLKCFSVKHSLVTHMKVHTGDKPYQCSECLKCFSVKHSLVTHMKVHTGDKPYQCSECLKCFSQKCSLVTHMKVHTGDKPYQCSECLKCFSQKGTLVTHMKVHTGDKPYQCSECMKCFSQKGHLVKHMKVHAGDKIC